A single region of the Lycium barbarum isolate Lr01 chromosome 2, ASM1917538v2, whole genome shotgun sequence genome encodes:
- the LOC132625663 gene encoding cysteine-rich receptor-like protein kinase 2 isoform X2, giving the protein METISQQMGTRGYGVAFTGTGPDTNYGLGQCYGDLSLPDCIICYAEARAVLPECFPFNGGRIYLDGCFMRMENYTFYDQYLGPEDRRVCGNRTTKGSLFQQNARLAIQQAVANARSNNGYAGAQVSVPGHSKETAYVLADCWKSLSTNSCAACLQNASASMLGCLPLSEGRALYTGCFMRYSDTNFLNVVSTSGGSSSVGKAVVIVIVVVSSAVILGVGLVIGIYVWNNKQIQKKRKGSNDAEKLVKILHDNILNFKYSTLDKATGSFNEADKLGQGGFGTVYKGVLADGREIAVKRLFSNNKHRAAEFYNEVNIISSVEHKNLVRLLGCNCSGPDSLLVYEFLPNQSLDRFIFDPVKGKALNWEKRLEIIIGTTEGLVYLHENTKTRIIHRDIKASNILLDVRLRAKIADFGLARSFQEDKSHLSITAIAGTLGYMAPEYFAHGRLTEKADVYSFGVLLLEIVTGRQNNKSKNAEYTVSLVSIVWEHFQHGIMEELFDPNLMLHNYHTTNVKNEVARVLHVGLLCTQKIPTLRPSMSKVLQMFVEKQELPPPTNPPFVDEKIMELHDPWKKYSLEEGNSASIANLSHSSFYPR; this is encoded by the exons ATGGAAACTATAAGTCAACAAATGGGTACTAGAGGGTATGGAGTAGCATTTACTGGCACTGGACCAGATACTAACTATGGACTTGGCCAATGTTATGGTGATCTTTCTTTACCCGACTGCATCATATGCTACGCTGAAGCGCGAGCTGTTCTGCCCGAGTGCTTCCCTTTTAACGGAGGGCGAATTTATCTTGATGGCTGTTTTATGCGAATGGAGAATTACACGTTCTATGACCAGTATTTAGGTCCAGAGGACAGGCGTGTATGCGGAAACAGGACCACAAAGGGTTCATTGTTCCAACAGAATGCTAGGCTAGCCATTCAGCAAGCAGTTGCAAACGCACGGAGTAATAATGGCTACGCGGGTGCTCAAGTGTCAGTGCCCGGACATTCCAAAGAGACAGCTTATGTTCTCGCTGATTGCTGGAAGTCGCTAAGCACAAATTCCTGCGCAGCATGTCTGCAAAACGCATCTGCCTCAATGCTGGGATGCTTACCTTTGTCAGAAGGTAGAGCTCTATATACCGGATGCTTCATGAGGTATTCTGATACAAATTTTCTCAATGTTGTTTCTACCAGTGGAGGCTCGTCATCAGTAG GAAAAGCTGTAGTcattgtcattgttgttgttagTTCTGCGGTCATTTTGGGAGTAGGTCTTGTCATTGGTATTTATGTTTGGAACAACAAACAAATCCAGAAGAAGAGGAAAG GTTCAAATGACGCGGAGAAATTAGTGAAGATCCTTCATGACAACATCTTGAACTTCAAGTATTCGACACTTGACAAAGCCACAGGGTCATTTAATGAGGCCGACAAGCTCGGGCAAGGTGGATTTGGCACGGTTTATAAG GGTGTTTTGGCAGATGGGAGAGAAATCGCTGTCAAAAGGCTGTTCTCCAACAACAAACACAGAGCTGCAGAGTTTTATAACGAGGTTAACATAATCAGTAGCGTCGAGCACAAGAATTTGGTACGATTATTGGGATGCAACTGCTCAGGACCGGATAGTCTTCTTGTATATGAGTTCCTCCCGAACCAGAGTCTCGATCGCTTCATTTTCG ACCCTGTCAAAGGTAAAGCTCTAAACTGGGAGAAAAGATTGGAGATAATTATAGGGACTACAGAAGGTTTGGTATACCTCCACGAGAACACAAAGACTCGAATAATTCACAGAGACATAAAAGCAAGCAATATCCTGTTGGACGTGAGGCTCCGAGCAAAGATTGCTGATTTCGGGTTGGCCAGGTCATTCCAAGAAGACAAGAGCCATCTAAGCATCACTGCCATCGCTGGCACCTT AGGATATATGGCTCCAGAATACTTTGCACATGGCCGATTAACAGAAAAAGCAGACGTTTACAGCTTTGGAGTTCTTCTACTAGAGATTGTTACTGGAAGACAAAATAACAAGAGCAAAAATGCTGAATATACAGTCAGCTTAGTTTCCATT GTGTGGGAGCACTTTCAACACGGGATAATGGAGGAACTGTTTGATCCGAATCTCATGTTGCATAACTACCATACCACCAATGTGAAAAATGAGGTCGCAAGAGTTCTACATGTTGGTCTTTTGTGCACTCAAAAGATCCCAACGTTACGGCCGTCCATGTCTAAGGTATTACAGATGTTTGTCGAGAAACAAGAGTTGCCGCCACCTACTAATCCGCCATTTGTAGATGAGAAAATCATGGAACTTCATGACCCCTGGAAGAAGTACTCGCTTGAAGAAGGCAATTCTGCTTCGATTGCCAACTTATCTCACAGTTCTTTTTATCCCAGATGA
- the LOC132625663 gene encoding cysteine-rich receptor-like protein kinase 2 isoform X1, which yields MLYNSSGKMDRATPSILCSYFVIVLILLLLDTSVAEPRSQIVQNICGNETTVSVTNFVDTMETISQQMGTRGYGVAFTGTGPDTNYGLGQCYGDLSLPDCIICYAEARAVLPECFPFNGGRIYLDGCFMRMENYTFYDQYLGPEDRRVCGNRTTKGSLFQQNARLAIQQAVANARSNNGYAGAQVSVPGHSKETAYVLADCWKSLSTNSCAACLQNASASMLGCLPLSEGRALYTGCFMRYSDTNFLNVVSTSGGSSSVGKAVVIVIVVVSSAVILGVGLVIGIYVWNNKQIQKKRKGSNDAEKLVKILHDNILNFKYSTLDKATGSFNEADKLGQGGFGTVYKGVLADGREIAVKRLFSNNKHRAAEFYNEVNIISSVEHKNLVRLLGCNCSGPDSLLVYEFLPNQSLDRFIFDPVKGKALNWEKRLEIIIGTTEGLVYLHENTKTRIIHRDIKASNILLDVRLRAKIADFGLARSFQEDKSHLSITAIAGTLGYMAPEYFAHGRLTEKADVYSFGVLLLEIVTGRQNNKSKNAEYTVSLVSIVWEHFQHGIMEELFDPNLMLHNYHTTNVKNEVARVLHVGLLCTQKIPTLRPSMSKVLQMFVEKQELPPPTNPPFVDEKIMELHDPWKKYSLEEGNSASIANLSHSSFYPR from the exons ATGTTGTACAACTCATCTGGCAAAATGGACAGAGCAACCCCTTCAATTTTATGTAGTTACTTTGTTATTGTGTTGATCCTACTTCTACTAGATACATCAGTGGCTGAACCAAGATCTCAGATAGTCCAGAATATATGTGGAAATGAAACCACGGTTTCCGTCACAAATTTTGTTGATACAATGGAAACTATAAGTCAACAAATGGGTACTAGAGGGTATGGAGTAGCATTTACTGGCACTGGACCAGATACTAACTATGGACTTGGCCAATGTTATGGTGATCTTTCTTTACCCGACTGCATCATATGCTACGCTGAAGCGCGAGCTGTTCTGCCCGAGTGCTTCCCTTTTAACGGAGGGCGAATTTATCTTGATGGCTGTTTTATGCGAATGGAGAATTACACGTTCTATGACCAGTATTTAGGTCCAGAGGACAGGCGTGTATGCGGAAACAGGACCACAAAGGGTTCATTGTTCCAACAGAATGCTAGGCTAGCCATTCAGCAAGCAGTTGCAAACGCACGGAGTAATAATGGCTACGCGGGTGCTCAAGTGTCAGTGCCCGGACATTCCAAAGAGACAGCTTATGTTCTCGCTGATTGCTGGAAGTCGCTAAGCACAAATTCCTGCGCAGCATGTCTGCAAAACGCATCTGCCTCAATGCTGGGATGCTTACCTTTGTCAGAAGGTAGAGCTCTATATACCGGATGCTTCATGAGGTATTCTGATACAAATTTTCTCAATGTTGTTTCTACCAGTGGAGGCTCGTCATCAGTAG GAAAAGCTGTAGTcattgtcattgttgttgttagTTCTGCGGTCATTTTGGGAGTAGGTCTTGTCATTGGTATTTATGTTTGGAACAACAAACAAATCCAGAAGAAGAGGAAAG GTTCAAATGACGCGGAGAAATTAGTGAAGATCCTTCATGACAACATCTTGAACTTCAAGTATTCGACACTTGACAAAGCCACAGGGTCATTTAATGAGGCCGACAAGCTCGGGCAAGGTGGATTTGGCACGGTTTATAAG GGTGTTTTGGCAGATGGGAGAGAAATCGCTGTCAAAAGGCTGTTCTCCAACAACAAACACAGAGCTGCAGAGTTTTATAACGAGGTTAACATAATCAGTAGCGTCGAGCACAAGAATTTGGTACGATTATTGGGATGCAACTGCTCAGGACCGGATAGTCTTCTTGTATATGAGTTCCTCCCGAACCAGAGTCTCGATCGCTTCATTTTCG ACCCTGTCAAAGGTAAAGCTCTAAACTGGGAGAAAAGATTGGAGATAATTATAGGGACTACAGAAGGTTTGGTATACCTCCACGAGAACACAAAGACTCGAATAATTCACAGAGACATAAAAGCAAGCAATATCCTGTTGGACGTGAGGCTCCGAGCAAAGATTGCTGATTTCGGGTTGGCCAGGTCATTCCAAGAAGACAAGAGCCATCTAAGCATCACTGCCATCGCTGGCACCTT AGGATATATGGCTCCAGAATACTTTGCACATGGCCGATTAACAGAAAAAGCAGACGTTTACAGCTTTGGAGTTCTTCTACTAGAGATTGTTACTGGAAGACAAAATAACAAGAGCAAAAATGCTGAATATACAGTCAGCTTAGTTTCCATT GTGTGGGAGCACTTTCAACACGGGATAATGGAGGAACTGTTTGATCCGAATCTCATGTTGCATAACTACCATACCACCAATGTGAAAAATGAGGTCGCAAGAGTTCTACATGTTGGTCTTTTGTGCACTCAAAAGATCCCAACGTTACGGCCGTCCATGTCTAAGGTATTACAGATGTTTGTCGAGAAACAAGAGTTGCCGCCACCTACTAATCCGCCATTTGTAGATGAGAAAATCATGGAACTTCATGACCCCTGGAAGAAGTACTCGCTTGAAGAAGGCAATTCTGCTTCGATTGCCAACTTATCTCACAGTTCTTTTTATCCCAGATGA